Proteins from a genomic interval of Geodermatophilus obscurus DSM 43160:
- a CDS encoding (Fe-S)-binding protein — protein sequence MRVALFATCLVDTVAPQVAMATARLLERLGHEVVVPAGQACCGQMHVNTGYRREAVPIVANHVRAFAGAEAIVSPSGSCVASIHHQQAMVLRRAGEEGLAAEAEALAERTHELSQFLVDVLGVTDVGAYYPHRVTYHPTCHSLRLLRVGERPLQLLRAVRGLTLVELPAAEQCCGFGGTFSVKNADTSTAMLTDKMANVLSTHAEVCTAGDASCLMHIGGGLSRLRSGTRTVHLAEILASTEDAVSPHQTTRPAVSA from the coding sequence ATGAGGGTGGCGCTGTTCGCCACGTGTCTGGTGGACACGGTGGCGCCGCAGGTCGCGATGGCCACGGCGAGGCTGCTGGAGCGGCTGGGCCACGAGGTCGTCGTCCCCGCCGGGCAGGCCTGCTGCGGGCAGATGCACGTCAACACCGGCTACCGGCGCGAGGCGGTGCCGATCGTGGCCAACCACGTGCGGGCCTTCGCCGGCGCCGAGGCGATCGTGTCGCCGTCCGGGTCGTGCGTGGCCTCGATCCACCACCAGCAGGCCATGGTGCTGCGCCGGGCCGGCGAGGAGGGACTCGCCGCCGAGGCCGAGGCGCTGGCCGAGCGGACCCACGAGCTCTCGCAGTTCCTCGTCGACGTCCTCGGGGTGACCGACGTCGGCGCCTACTACCCGCACCGGGTCACCTACCACCCGACCTGCCACTCGCTGCGGCTGCTGCGGGTGGGCGAGCGGCCGCTGCAGCTGCTGCGGGCCGTCCGCGGGCTGACGCTCGTCGAGCTGCCGGCCGCCGAGCAGTGTTGCGGCTTCGGCGGCACCTTCTCGGTGAAGAACGCCGACACCTCGACGGCCATGCTGACCGACAAGATGGCCAACGTGCTGTCCACCCACGCGGAGGTGTGCACCGCCGGTGACGCCTCCTGCCTCATGCACATCGGCGGTGGGCTCTCCCGGCTGCGGTCGGGGACGCGCACCGTGCACCTGGCCGAGATCCTGGCCTCGACGGAGGACGCCGTGAGCCCGCACCAGACCACCCGGCCGGCGGTGTCGGCATGA
- a CDS encoding LacI family DNA-binding transcriptional regulator → MTASIRDVAGRAGVSVGTVSNVLNRPDVVSEATRTKVLDAIAALGFVRNESARQLRAGSSRTVSLVVLDMANPFFTDVARGVEDVVNAASLAMVLCNSDDRPEKEAAHLGLLAEQRVHGVLITPTAELTPQLDALRDRGVPVVLVDRRAPGPHQCAAATDDVLGGRLAAEHLLERGHRRIAFVGGHAALPQIRERHAGVESAVREVPDTELTVLSPGELSVAGGREAAARVIGLPASRRPTAAVCANDLLALGVLQEMVRHGVRVPDEFAIVGYDDIDFAAAAAVPLSSVRKPRQELGRRAAELLLDEGREGHRHEQPVFEPVLVVRESSMVRRDVAADREGAA, encoded by the coding sequence TTGACCGCGAGCATCCGCGACGTCGCCGGCCGGGCCGGGGTGTCGGTCGGCACGGTGAGCAACGTCCTCAACCGGCCCGACGTGGTCAGTGAGGCCACCCGGACGAAGGTGCTCGACGCGATCGCCGCCCTCGGCTTCGTCCGCAACGAGTCGGCGCGCCAGCTGCGCGCGGGCTCGAGCCGCACCGTCAGCCTGGTGGTGCTCGACATGGCCAACCCCTTCTTCACCGACGTCGCCCGCGGGGTCGAGGACGTCGTCAACGCGGCCAGCCTCGCGATGGTCCTGTGCAACTCCGACGACCGCCCGGAGAAGGAGGCTGCGCACCTGGGCCTGCTCGCCGAGCAGCGGGTGCACGGCGTCCTGATCACCCCGACCGCCGAGCTGACCCCACAGCTGGACGCACTCCGCGACCGCGGCGTCCCGGTGGTCCTCGTCGACCGACGTGCGCCGGGCCCACACCAGTGCGCCGCCGCGACCGACGACGTCCTCGGCGGGCGGCTGGCTGCCGAGCACCTGCTCGAGCGCGGCCACCGCCGGATCGCCTTCGTCGGAGGGCACGCCGCCCTGCCGCAGATCCGGGAGCGCCACGCGGGCGTCGAGTCGGCGGTGCGCGAGGTCCCCGACACGGAGCTGACCGTCCTGTCCCCCGGCGAGCTCAGCGTCGCCGGCGGGCGGGAGGCTGCGGCCCGGGTCATCGGCCTGCCGGCGTCCCGGCGTCCCACGGCGGCCGTGTGCGCCAACGACCTGCTGGCGCTCGGCGTACTCCAGGAGATGGTGCGCCACGGGGTCCGGGTGCCCGACGAGTTCGCCATCGTGGGATATGACGACATCGACTTCGCCGCGGCGGCTGCCGTGCCGCTGAGCTCGGTGCGCAAGCCGCGGCAGGAGCTCGGCCGACGTGCGGCCGAGCTGCTCCTGGACGAGGGTCGGGAGGGTCACCGGCACGAGCAACCGGTGTTCGAGCCGGTGCTCGTCGTTCGGGAGTCGAGCATGGTGCGCCGCGACGTCGCGGCCGACCGGGAGGGAGCGGCATGA
- a CDS encoding aspartate/glutamate racemase family protein, translated as MTALIGRSARAAAALRTVVAAVSPENGPAAVESHVDEALAVPGLLVQVAAGEADGAQGHAIACFGDPGLDAAREVAAGPVVGIAEAAMRTATYLGRSFSVVTTLGRATGRAWELAGRYGVRDACRAVRAVEISVLALETDPAARDRIAHECGDAVDVDGCDAIVLGCGGWPTSPATSPRCSASRWWTAWPRP; from the coding sequence ATGACCGCGCTCATCGGCCGCAGTGCACGGGCCGCCGCCGCCCTGCGCACGGTGGTGGCGGCGGTCTCCCCCGAGAACGGACCGGCCGCCGTCGAGAGCCACGTCGACGAGGCGCTCGCCGTCCCGGGCCTGCTCGTGCAGGTCGCGGCCGGCGAGGCCGACGGCGCACAGGGGCACGCCATCGCCTGCTTCGGCGACCCGGGCCTCGACGCCGCCCGCGAGGTGGCGGCCGGGCCCGTGGTCGGGATCGCCGAGGCGGCGATGCGCACCGCCACCTACCTCGGGCGCTCGTTCAGCGTGGTAACGACGCTGGGGCGCGCCACCGGACGGGCGTGGGAGCTGGCCGGGCGCTACGGCGTGCGGGACGCGTGCCGGGCGGTGCGGGCGGTGGAGATCTCCGTGCTCGCGCTGGAGACTGACCCGGCCGCCCGCGACCGCATCGCCCACGAGTGCGGCGACGCCGTCGACGTCGACGGGTGCGACGCCATCGTGCTCGGCTGTGGGGGATGGCCGACCTCGCCGGCGACCTCACCGCGCTGCTCGGCGTCCCGGTGGTGGACGGCGTGGCCGCGGCCGTGA
- a CDS encoding cytosine permease, which translates to MIALAVYLVSEAGWSAVDLDLHTGPTLSGWATVGMMAGAIAIVVPYFSGPMLNFGDFARYGRSFGAVKRGNVLGLPVNFLFFLVLTVVCASATVPVFGELITDPIETVERIDAPVAILLGGVTFVTATVGINIVANFIAPAFDFSNVSPQKIGWQAGGMVAAVGSVLLTPWNWYDNADGIRFSLGILGSLIGPLFGILIAGYYVCSRQRIAVDDMYSMSPRGRYWFRNGYNPNAVIAIAAAGIPTILLTLFASVGDYGWFIGCALGFTVFVGLERVRPMIPVLDPTEPGISDGARAWCTCRSSTPTPPRR; encoded by the coding sequence ATGATCGCGCTGGCGGTGTACCTGGTCTCGGAGGCCGGCTGGTCGGCCGTCGACCTCGACCTGCACACCGGCCCGACGCTGAGCGGCTGGGCCACCGTGGGGATGATGGCCGGGGCGATCGCCATCGTCGTCCCGTACTTCTCCGGCCCGATGCTCAACTTCGGCGACTTCGCCCGCTACGGCCGCAGCTTCGGGGCGGTCAAGCGCGGCAACGTGCTCGGCCTGCCGGTCAACTTCCTGTTCTTCTTGGTGCTGACCGTCGTCTGCGCCTCGGCCACCGTGCCGGTCTTCGGCGAGCTGATCACCGACCCGATCGAGACCGTCGAGCGCATTGACGCACCCGTCGCGATCCTGCTCGGCGGGGTCACCTTCGTGACGGCGACCGTCGGCATCAACATCGTCGCCAACTTCATCGCCCCGGCGTTCGACTTCTCCAACGTCTCGCCGCAGAAGATCGGTTGGCAGGCCGGCGGCATGGTCGCCGCGGTCGGCTCGGTGCTGCTCACCCCGTGGAACTGGTACGACAACGCCGACGGCATCCGCTTCAGTCTCGGCATCCTGGGCAGCCTCATCGGCCCGCTGTTCGGCATCCTCATCGCCGGCTACTACGTCTGCAGCCGGCAGCGCATCGCCGTCGACGACATGTACTCGATGTCGCCGCGCGGCCGGTACTGGTTCCGCAACGGCTACAACCCGAACGCCGTCATCGCCATCGCCGCGGCCGGGATTCCCACGATCCTGCTGACGCTGTTCGCCTCGGTCGGCGACTACGGCTGGTTCATCGGCTGCGCCCTCGGCTTCACCGTCTTCGTCGGACTGGAGCGGGTGCGCCCGATGATCCCGGTGCTCGACCCGACCGAGCCCGGCATCTCCGACGGCGCCCGCGCCTGGTGCACCTGCAGGTCGTCAACCCCAACACCACCGCGTCGATGA
- a CDS encoding cytosine permease: MLIALLVGILIVQVFVNLVAKPSQRTGVPYPVVNRAVFGVKGANVPAIIRGLIAVAWYGVQTFLAASSLNIMAEVRPRRRDAHRAFLPRPERARLDLLRRALGGQAALFWKGMETIKRFIDWAGPPSTSR; encoded by the coding sequence GTGCTCATCGCGCTGCTGGTCGGCATCCTGATCGTGCAGGTCTTCGTCAACCTGGTGGCCAAGCCCAGCCAGAGGACCGGCGTCCCCTACCCGGTGGTCAACCGGGCGGTGTTCGGCGTCAAGGGCGCCAACGTGCCGGCCATCATCCGCGGGCTCATCGCGGTGGCCTGGTACGGCGTGCAGACCTTCCTCGCCGCCAGCAGCCTCAACATCATGGCTGAAGTTCGTCCCCGGCGCCGAGACGCTCACCGAGCATTCCTTCCTCGGCCTGAGCGCGCTCGGCTGGATCTCCTTCGCCGTGCTCTGGGTGGCCAGGCCGCGCTGTTCTGGAAGGGCATGGAGACGATCAAGCGGTTCATCGACTGGGCCGGCCCGCCGTCTACGTCGCGATGA